A single window of Ignavibacteriota bacterium DNA harbors:
- a CDS encoding class I SAM-dependent methyltransferase, with protein sequence MSDYTIIGGDKLYNIWQADKSTKLFKNEMLRNKHLCEIIKSCPNVKSIIDIGCGTGYLDFLLSREGIKITGVDLSKNSLDLFKQKAEEFGITQIHENLFNVTLENFDLVISQEVLEHLENYESAISKMNQFIKKNGIGLFCVPYNENLNAKMIEDPVTGNKIHKVGHLHSFTKEKLEKSIDNCGFELIKTYLLVNKRTNKFFAKFNIPVNIFTLQIDKIFNALFPYKATYLAVLCKKK encoded by the coding sequence ATGAGTGATTATACCATAATTGGCGGTGATAAATTATATAATATTTGGCAGGCGGATAAGTCGACAAAATTATTTAAAAATGAAATGCTGAGAAATAAGCATCTCTGCGAAATTATTAAAAGCTGTCCAAACGTTAAATCAATAATTGATATTGGCTGTGGAACAGGATATTTAGATTTTCTTTTATCGAGAGAAGGCATAAAAATTACTGGTGTTGATTTATCTAAAAATAGTTTGGATTTATTCAAACAGAAAGCGGAAGAATTTGGGATTACTCAAATTCATGAAAATCTATTTAACGTCACTCTAGAGAATTTTGATTTAGTTATTTCTCAAGAAGTTCTGGAACATTTAGAAAATTATGAATCGGCAATTTCTAAAATGAATCAATTTATTAAGAAAAATGGTATTGGTTTATTTTGCGTTCCGTATAATGAAAACCTAAATGCTAAAATGATCGAAGATCCTGTAACAGGTAATAAAATTCATAAAGTTGGTCACCTGCATAGTTTTACAAAAGAGAAATTGGAAAAAAGTATTGATAACTGTGGTTTTGAATTAATCAAAACATATTTATTGGTGAATAAAAGAACAAACAAATTTTTCGCCAAATTTAATATTCCGGTAAACATCTTTACACTTCAAATTGATAAAATATTCAACGCGCTATTTCCGTATAAAGCAACTTATTTAGCTGTATTATGTAAAAAAAAATAA